The nucleotide sequence TGTTGATGTTAACTAAATCCATTTAGCCAGATTTTTACTTGGATGCTACTCATCCAAAAGGAAATTGCAAGAATAAAAGAGGTAAAAAAAACTTAGCTCTTTACAGTGGAATCATATCTTAGTACGTCCTACCTTTCATCTATGGGTAGAATAATGCATGGTTGTAGAGCAGGAATGGCAGTCTCAACTCTCAATCTCCTAGCATCAGAgtctcttaattttttatatgttaTAAATTTGAAGCTTTAACATTCTCCTGCTTTTCTACTCATTTTTTCATGCTTTTCCCTACTTTAACATTTATTATATCAGAATTGCAGCAAAACTTAGACAGATTAAGGCTGAAAGGACTGCTTGATTGATGCTAACTATCTCTCTCATTTCATGGCAGTTGGTGCATCCTGCTGAGCTCTGTTTCAAGCTTCCGGACAATGTAAGCTTGGAGGAAGGGGCAATGTGTGAGCCCCTCAGTGTTGGGGTCCATGCATGCCGTCGTGCTGGTGTTGGTCCAGAGACAAATGTGCTAATCATGGGAGCTGGACCGATAGGCTTAGTAACAATGTTTGCAGCCCGTGCTTTTTGTGCTCAAAAAATAGTTATACTAGATGTTGATGATTACCGTTTGTCAGTTGCAAAGTCTCTTGGAGCAGATGATATTGTGAAAGTTTCTGCGAGCATGGAGGTTTTACtgcttcttttctcttcctttcgcGTTTCCTTGTTAAGCATGGTTTACATTGTCataaaattctttttttctaCTGTTACacaatttgaaaatatttttaacatATGATAAGCCTCTATTAGTTATAAATCTTGCAAACTTACCTAGGGCATGTTTGGATATTTCTACAGGAAATAGCAAGTAGAAATCAGGCTTGTTGGCCTGCACAGCCCACATCTTCTAAAGGCCCACCGAAGTCTCAATCTAATCCTGGCCTGTGGGTCTATTGGTCtgtaggaagtttaaaaaaagaCCTATTTCCTTTCCGGGATTCGGGTTGGAAAGATATTGGGTTGATATGGGCCATGTTCAAAGGGACTTCCCAGTTCACAAATCCTGTAGAAAATTCAGCCTAAATCCTGCTGGGTTACCCAAGCAGGCCATtactattttcttttcctttattaTCTCTTATACATTGGGGGCtatccaaggtccgccgtaccggtccggatcggcgtaccggtggccggccggaccggtacggtaccggtccggaccactttctttcccatcaaaaaaaaaaaaaaaaaaccacagcGAGGCACTGTGgttccccccccccaaaaaaaaaacaccgtaccggtgcgaaccggccggctcgcaccggtacgaggccggtaccaagcggtaccggccggtacggtctccgtaccggccggttcacagAAGAAAACCGGAAATACCGGTTTTCATCTGTGTCCGGTACCGGTcagggaccggaccggtacgtaccggccggtacggaccggtacggcattccttgGGGCTATCTCGATtccttattcttttattttttttctaatttgtaACAACTTGTGCATTCTATGATACAATAAGCTCTTAGATATAAGTTAATTGAATAAAAATCTAATAGAAGATTGCTTTGAGTTTAGACTACCGATACAGTGTAGATGAAACAGGATGTAGATTGCTTCTCATCCTAGGAAACAGAAGTTGAGAAATTGTAATGAGAAAGAGGGTTAATTTTACTACAGAAGATCACATGCTACTTGGGGCTTCTACAACATGAATTTGAGTGCATATTtggcttcttttattttttggtatatCGGCTGCTCACACTAGTCTTGCATGAGTATGGCCAGCACTATCAAAAGACATATTTGGCATCCTTTATTTCCACGCTTTCTGTTTTTGGAAACAAAACATGGAAATCTAGACAAGAAAACTTGTTCGGTAGTCCTGTTCTATTTTCTATATTCTATAATATCCTTATAATTTCTAAAAAAGGTTAAAGTAAATAATCTTTCTTTCaccttttctgaaaataaagaactaaaatgaAATAGAACTTGTCCCCATTGTTATACCCGTCTCTGTAGCAACCATAGGTTCCATGTTAGATCCTTGGATGGTGCATCCTAAAATTGGACTGGGTTAATTATAGTGTAGATCTGCTCCTTCCCTTTctataaaaggagagagaaCTAAAGTTTTTCAAGTGGAAACCCTCTCCTTTCCACCACTGCCATGGCCGCCACCACCACAGCTTCCATTGCCACAGCCATTACCGCTGCCACCTCCACCATTGTTACTGCATTGCTGCTATGTGTGTCGCTGCTGCTGCCGCCACCTCCACCACTGTTGCCGCTACCTCTACCAATGCCGATCCTACCACCATGATCACCTCCACCAGGGGTGCAGCCACTGCCTCCTTCGCTGCTGTCACTATCATCAGCATCACTCCCATTGCAACTACCAAATGATGGAAGAGGGGttagtttttgattttttgtctctacaaaaataaaatagtttatTACACCAaacatgttttattttattttaaaataaaatagaaacggaacgttttattttcatttttagaaaCAGGAAAAGTGAAAGTGCTTACAAATGCAACATAAATTACCAAGTTACTAACTACTCAAGCTCTTGGACAGGGCAAGAAAATGTTCAATAACAATGGGCTTTTTAACAAGCATGGCTTTTTAGCTTTTTGGTCCTTGACAATGAATTATAACTCAAGACTCATCAATTAGTTTCATCAGCTATatgtctttctttcatttttaagtTTGGCTGCATAGTGGGGAGACACAAAGCTTTGAATCTCTGATGCCACAGTACACTTCCTAGGAATTAGAAAGCAAGATTTATGAACAAAATTTTCACCAAAGATATCCCTAAAGTAAGGTTTAAGAACAAAAAATCTGACTTCCTACTAAAGAATGAACTTGTCCTCTGGGGGAGGATTGCCATTATTGTTTTACTTTTCAAGACCGATGAGGACTACTTATTTACATATGCTAGCATAGTTCATACTTTGATATACCTAATTTTTTACTCACAGTTGGTTTGTGTGGCCAATATATGGTTATTGTTGCAAGTGGGGCCACTACAAAGTAGTGACACAGGTTCTCTGAGAGGTGCAATTCAATTTGCAAGTGCATTAGGATGAAGGTTTATATAGGACAAGGTGATATTTGAACATTCAAAATCTTGATACAATTTTATGCATCTTTAGCAATGGACATGTCATTTGAAAAACATCGATATCATGAGTTGGGATATATTGCCATCTTTATGGGAGTATGTAGAATGTGTAGTCAACCAGGGGTTTATGTAAGAGGCTTGGTAGAATTGACATTACATGGAAAAGGGAAAACAATTATATTGACTCATGATACATCCTACAGAGGATTCAGAACAAAGCTAACAATCCAGAAAATAGTCAAAGTTGATaacaattatttattatttattaaaattatGTAAATCATGAAGTTGTAATTCAATAGTTGCTGCATTTGCATTTGGGCCAATTGTTTTTTTATTGACTCCTTGTTCATAAGTTGCTCTGTTTATTCTTTTATAGGATGTTGATGAGGAGATTATTCAAATACAAAAAGCTATGGGTGCTGACATTGATGTCACCATAGATTGTGCTGGTTTTAGCAAAACAATGTCGACTGCTCTCAATGCTACTTGTGCTGGTGGTAAAGTTTGCCTTGTGGGAATGGGCCATCATGACTTGACCGTCCCCCTTACTCCTGCTGCAGCAAGGTATTGTCATCTCCAAAGTTTGCCATTACCGGCATACCATTTAGTATTTGTACAGAACCGGTACGCAGTCTCGTACCATACGGATATTTGATATATCTCAACATCTCGTACTGTACCACATACTGACactataataggatggtaccaATATAGGATCCGATACTGAGATGGTGAACCTTGGTCATCTCCATCAATACTCCCATAGTTCTCATCGctggttaaataaaatattgagaAATCGGATCATGATGAGAGAACAATTCCATCTAACCATGTttcttggttttctttttttaaaaaaagtaaggCTATTGAACTTAATAAGATGAATATTCTGTTATTCACTTGATGTGGCAAATGCTTATATTTTTCTACGATCTTTTGATACAGAGAGGTTGATATAGTTGGTATCTTCCGCTACAAGGACACTTGGCCATTGTGCATTGAGTTCCTGAGGACTGGAAAGATTGATGTAAAGCCTTTGATAACTCACAGGTTTGGATTCTCTCAGAAGGAGGTGGAGGAAGCTTTTGAGGTCAGTGCTCGTGGTCGTGATGCAATCAAGGTGATGTTTAATCTGTAGCTGCCAAGACATGAGCCATGATTGTACAGTCTGGAACAGTATCTCATGTAGTTGTATGGAATAATGGTTCGATGCCATCCTATGAGATAAAAGTGAGTCCAATGAATGTAAAGTTTAATCTGTAGCCGTCAAGACATGAGCAATGAGTGTAGTCTGGATCTGTCTCTTGTAGTTGTATGGAATAATGGTTCAATGCCATCTTATGAGATAAAAGTGAGTCCAGCCTCTGTATAAATAAGAGTTCCTTTGTGGTGTTATAATAGCATTTCGTGTTTAACGTTTACTGCTTTACTTAAAAATCCAATTTTCTTTGCCTCTGGTTTCTTGTTTAGCATGTTTTTTTAATGCCAGTGCTCCTAGTTAGAAATTCATCTTCTGCTCTCACCCATTTCCAGACTAGATTATGAGTGCTTTCAAACTATCAAGTGGTGATCAGATAACAGCTATTGACATTTTAAACATGATCttcgtttttcttttcttaatgtcAAACATAATCTATGTTTCGTAGATGATAATGGCCAAAACTATATCTCAACCAGTTTTGAATGTCACAAAAGAAGGCTTCCAAAATATCTTTAATAAATTGGT is from Phoenix dactylifera cultivar Barhee BC4 chromosome 18, palm_55x_up_171113_PBpolish2nd_filt_p, whole genome shotgun sequence and encodes:
- the LOC103721379 gene encoding sorbitol dehydrogenase isoform X1 — protein: MGKGGEGSGDGKEENMAAWLVSVNTLKIQPYQLPPLGPRDVRVRMKAVGICGSDVHYLKRMSLAHFVVKEPMVIGHECAGVIEEVGSEVKSLAVGDRVALEPGISCSRCKYCKGGRYNLCPEMKFFATPPVHGSLANQLVHPAELCFKLPDNVSLEEGAMCEPLSVGVHACRRAGVGPETNVLIMGAGPIGLVTMFAARAFCAQKIVILDVDDYRLSVAKSLGADDIVKVSASMEDVDEEIIQIQKAMGADIDVTIDCAGFSKTMSTALNATCAGGKVCLVGMGHHDLTVPLTPAAAREVDIVGIFRYKDTWPLCIEFLRTGKIDVKPLITHRFGFSQKEVEEAFEVSARGRDAIKVMFNL
- the LOC103721379 gene encoding sorbitol dehydrogenase isoform X2, encoding MGKGGEGSGDGKEENMAAWLVSVNTLKIQPYQLPPLGPRDVRVRMKAVGICGSDVHYLKRMSLAHFVVKEPMVIGHECAGVIEEVGSEVKSLAVGDRVALEPGISCSRCKYCKGGRYNLCPEMKFFATPPVHGSLANQLVHPAELCFKLPDNVSLEEGAMCEPLSVGVHACRRAGVGPETNVLIMGAGPIGLVTMFAARAFCAQKIVILDVDDYRLSVAKSLGADDIVKVSASMEDVDEEIIQIQKAMGADIDVTIDCAGFSKTMSTALNATCAGGKVCLVGMGHHDLTVPLTPAAARYCHLQSLPLPAYHLVFVQNRIRY